TGAGTCGGCGAGCCCCCGCGCTCCGAAGCGGTTGTCTGTAGCGCGTCGAGGGCCACCGCGAGCCGAGTACGCCACACGGTGACGGGGTGCACCGGACGCTCGCCCCACGACCGCGCCCGGGTGATGCGATTGCGGTAGGCCAGGCCGACGACCCTACGGGCAGCCGACTGAGTATCGGTGCCGGTCTGCTCCTCGCTGTGTTGCACCTGTCCGCGTCTCGTGCCATTGCACCCGGTGAAGGCGAGCGGATCGGTGACACAAATGGCGTCGGGCGCCAGCCGCTGGAGCTTGACCGCCGACTTGAGCACCATCCGCATGTCCGCGTTGGGCGGGATCGCCGCGGCGAAGTCGTCGGGAATCACCACGACGTCACCGAGGTCGACTTCGGGCAGCGGCCTGTCGAAGTCGACCGACGGCAGGATACCGGCCAGCCATCGGGGCAGCCACCAGTTCCACTGATGGAACATCGCCATCAGCGCGGGCACCAGGACCAGCCGCACGATGGTGGCGTCCACGGCGATCGCGACGGCGCACGCCACGCCGATCTCGGCCACCAACGGCATGCCGGCGAAGGCGAATCCGCAGAACACCGCGATCATGATCAGAGCAGCGCTGGTGATCGTGCGCGCGCTGGTGCTGACGCCGTACGCGACCGCGTCGCGGGTCTGGCCCGTCTGTAGGAAGCGCTCCCGGATTCGGGTGAGCAGGAAGATTTCGTAGTCCATCGACAACCCGAACGTCATCGCCAGGACCAGCGGGGGAACGGTGCTGTCGATTGACTGCAGCGGTGGGAAACCCAGACCTTCCGCCCAGCCCCACTGGAAGACCATCACCAGGCTGCCGTAGGCGGCGGCCACCGACAGCAGCGTCATCAGGACGCCCTTGAGCGCGAGGAACACCGAGCGGATCGAAATCAACAGCATCAGAAACGCGATCAGTGCCACGAAGACCAGTACCAGAGGCTGGGTCGCGGACACCCGGTCGTCGAAGTCCTTGATCAGCGCGGTCGGGCCGCCGACGTCCACCTGTGCGGCACCGGCAACCCTGGGTAGCTGGGCCCGCATCCAGGTGACGGTGTTGCGGGCGCCCATGTCCTCGGGATCGACCGATAGCACCGCACTGAGCAGAGCGCTGCCGTTGTCGTTGGCGAATCGGGGCGGGGTCACCGAAACGATATTGGGCGCCTGGGCCATCTGTTGCCGGATCGCGGCGATCGTCTCGCTGTGCTCGGGTCCGGACGCGTCGCCACCGCCAAACCTGACCAGCACCTGAACCGGACCCAGCGCGCCGGGCCCCAAGGCTTGGCCCGCGGCCGCCACCCCGGTCCGGATCTCGTGCGACGAGTCGAACTGGCGTAGCAAGCTGTTTCCCAGCACCATCGATAGTGCCGGTGCCGCCATGGCAAGTAGGACGCTCGACGCGGCGAGCGCGGTGATCCACGGTCGGCGCATCACCCACCCGACCCATCGGGTCCAGAACCGAGATTGGGTGCTCTCCGGCCGCCGCGACCAATGCAGCAGCGCCGAGCGCTTGGCCGCCGCCCTGGCGAATGTTGCCAACACCGCCGGTGTCAACGTGGCCGACGTCAGCATCGCGACGGCGACCGCGAGAATCGCCCCGGTGGCCATCGACCTGAGTGCCGGGGTGTTGATCAAGTAGATCCCGGTCAGCGACGCGATGACCGTCAGCCCGGACAGCACCACCGCCAGCCCCGAGGTGGCCATCGCGGCATCGACGGCGTCTCGCGGCTGACGGCCGGAACGCAGTTCCTCGCGGAAGCGCATCAGGATGAACAGCGAGTAGTCGACGGCGAGCGCGATGCCGAACATGGACACCGTCGAGGTCACGAACACCGACATGGTGGTGTGCATCGACAAGACGTAAACCAGGCCCATGGTGATGATGAGGGTGCAGATGGCGAGCGTCAGCGGGATCGCCGCGGCGGCCAGTGAACCGAACACCGCGAGCAGGACGATCAGGATGATCGGCAGATTCCAGCGTTCGGCGTTGGCGATGTCGTGTTTGGTGTTGGCCGCCGCGGCGGCACTGAGTGCGCCCTGCCCGATGACATAGAGCCGCACCTTGCCGTTGGCCGTTTGTCCGGACCGATCGCCTTTGACGCCTAGTCGGTCGCGCAGCTTCTTGGCGACGTCGCTGGTGCCCGGGTTGCGGGCGTCCAGCCGCAGCGACACCACATACGGCCGGTCGGGTTGTGGCGGCCGTTGGGTGGGGTTGGGCGCCTCGGTCACGCCGGGCAGCTCGCTGGCAATTCCGCGCAGAAACGCGACGGCTTCGTCGATGTCCTGGTACGTGGCATCCGGGCGGGGCGCCGCCACCAGTGCCAGTGCGGGGGCTCCCTGGTCGGGGTAGTGCGCGACGAGTTCATCGTGGACCAGCAATGATTGTGATCCGGGCACTTCGAAACCGCCGCCGGTGAGATTCCCCGATTGCGTCGTCGCCAGGTAGATTGCCGGCACCAACGCCAGCAACCAACCCGTGAATACCAGCCAGCGGAACCTGCGCAGGTTGCGGCTCAGGCGCATCATGAACTGCTGGATTTCGGACTCCCCGTGTTCTCGCGCAGTGCGTGCCCGCGAGCCTACCGCAGCGTGCGCGCAGCTAGGTCGAGTTATTGCATGCTGAGCTGCGGCTTATCGAGCCCAATGCCGATTCTGCCAAGGCGCTACGAAGACCCTGTGAATGCCTCGGCGGCGCGGGATCTCGGTCACTTTAGTTGGCGGCGCCGAGGGCGGAGATGGCAGGATGACGGATGGCCGCCGGGGGGACTCCGCGAGCACATGCGGCCGCTCGGTCTGAGCACAACCGGTTGCCAGGCAGGCGTTCGCCGATCGTAAGGAGTCATCCATGAAGACACTCACCGCGACGACACGCCGTAGGCTTTTCGCCGCATTGATCGCCGTCGCCGTACCGGGGGCTGCCGTTGCGCTGCTGGCCGAGCCCGCAGCGACCGGCGCGTCGGACCCGTGTGCGGCCAGTGAAGTGGCCAGGACGGTCGGCTCGGTGGCCAAGTCGACGGGCGACTACCTGGACTCACACCCAGAGACCAACCACGCGATTACGGCGGTCTTGCAGCAGCCGGGGGGCACTCAGTCATTCGTGTCGCTGAAGGCATATTTGGAGGCGAACCCGAAGGTCGCAGGTGATCTGCAATCGCTTTCGCAGCCGCTGACCAACCTTTCGACGCAGTGCACGCTGCCGATCAGCGTTCCGCAGGCGATCGGGCTGATGCAGGCGGCGCAGGGCGCGGGTGGACTCCCGAATCCGCCGGCCGGCATCCCGCCGGCGGGCATCCCGCCGGTAGGTACCGGAGGGCTTCCGGGTCCGGCGCGGGTGAGCCACGTCGGGTAACTCAGAGCTACCGGCCCGGTCTGTCGTCGCGTTCCGGTTCCAGATCGGGGCGTGGCGCCGGGCCTGGCGCGGCGGCATCGATGGGGTCGGCTTCGGTCGGGTCGGCGTAGGGTCCACCCTGCGCTGGTAGAACCGGCAGATTTGGATCGGTTGGCGGGTCGTCGTTGTCGTCTGAATCGGCGGCGCGCTCGGTGCGGAACATGAAGAAGAACACCACCCAGCCGATTGCGGCGATGAGCAGCCAGCTGATCAGCCGGTAGATCAACATCGCCGAGATGGCACTCGGCAGGGTCATGCCGCTGGATACCAGGCCGGGTACCAGCACCGCCTCCACAACCAACAGGCCGCCCGGCATCAGCGGTATGGTGCCGACCGCGCGGGCAGCGGCGTAGGCGACCGTCAACCCGCCCACCGAGGCGTGGTCGCCGGCGGCGTAAGCGGCGAAACCGAGGCAGGCGACGTCGGCGATCCAGTTGAACAACGACCAGCCGAACGCCACGCCAAGATCGCGCCGGCCCAGGCTGACCGACTCCAGCTGCATGAGTATCTGGCGCCACTTCGCCAAGCCGGTATCGGCGGGCCTGCCGCGAACCGAATTGACCCACGACAAGACCCTGCTGCCGATCCCCTCGATCAGCTCCGGCCGCGACGCCACCGCCTGGGCCAGCAGCAGCAACGCGACGAAGCCGCCCAGGGTGAACAGCAATGAGAACGGGTTGTTCTTGGCGCCCAGGAAGAATGCGCCGCCCAACCCGAGCAGCGCCAGACCCACCGCCTGCAGCACACCCGACATGACCAGCTGCCACGACGCCACCACCGTCGAGGCGCCCCAGATGCGTTGCTGACGGAGCAAGAACGTGGCCGACAACACCGGCCCGCCCGGCAGCGTGGTACTCAGCGAGTTGGCGGCATAGAAGGCGGCCTCCGACCGCCACTGCTTGACGTGCACCCCGGCGGACTTCAGCAGGGTTCGCTGGATCTGGGCGAAGCTGTGCATCGACGCTCCCGCCGCCAGCACCGCAGCGAGCAACCACCACCACTTGGCCTGATACAAGCTCATCCAGGCCTTGGCGAGCTGGTCCCAGCCCAACGCCACCTCGATCGCAAGCACGATCGCGACGATGCCCAGCACCAGCCACCGCAACCACCAGTACTTGCCGCGCGCAGCGTCTGTCCCGCGAGCGGGTGGGGGCACGCCCCCGGCGGCAGCTGCGCCCACCCGCGGGCGGGGGAGTGCACCCACGCGCTGGCGTAGGCTGCGGGCGGCGGCGTCATACGACACGTGCCATAGCGTAACCGTGCAGGTGGCGATGCAATCGCCGCATGTGGCCGACTGTGCTGGGGTCGTTCTGGTGTCGTGACCAGATCGTGGCGGCCAGGAAGCAACCAGGAAGCAACGGGGACGGCTCGATGCGACTGCGTCGCGACCGTGACACGCCGGCACTCCCGGCTACGCTTGCCGGATGGCAGCGAGCCTGGACGACGCCTCGGTCGCACCGCTGGTCCGCAAGACGGCGGCCTGGGCGTGGCGCTTGTTGGTCATCCTGGCCGCGGTGGTCGCGCTGCTGTGGATCATCAACAAGTTTGAGGTCATCGTCGTTCCGGTGTTTCTGGCGTTGATGTTGAGCGCGTTGTTGGTGCCGCCGGTAGATTGGCTGGACTCCCGGGGAATGCCGCGCGCTGTCGCGGTGACGCTGGTCTTGTTGAGCGGTTTCGCGATTCTCGGCGGCATCCTGACGTTCGTGGTAAGCCAATTCATCGCGGGCTTGCCTCATCTGGCCAAGGAGGTCGAGCGCAGCATCGACTCGGCGCGCAGGTGGCTGATCGAAGGTCCGGCGCATCTGCGCGGCGAACAGATCGACAACGCGGGCAACGCCGCGATCGAGGCGCTGCGCAACAACCAGGCGAAGCTGACCAGTGGCGCATTGTCGACCGCCGCCACCATCACCGAGCTGGTTACCGCCGCGGTGTTGGTGCTGTTCACGCTCATCTTTTTTCTGTACGGCGGCCGGAACATCTGGCAGTACGTCGCGATG
The nucleotide sequence above comes from Mycobacterium decipiens. Encoded proteins:
- a CDS encoding MMPL family transporter, whose protein sequence is MMRLSRNLRRFRWLVFTGWLLALVPAIYLATTQSGNLTGGGFEVPGSQSLLVHDELVAHYPDQGAPALALVAAPRPDATYQDIDEAVAFLRGIASELPGVTEAPNPTQRPPQPDRPYVVSLRLDARNPGTSDVAKKLRDRLGVKGDRSGQTANGKVRLYVIGQGALSAAAAANTKHDIANAERWNLPIILIVLLAVFGSLAAAAIPLTLAICTLIITMGLVYVLSMHTTMSVFVTSTVSMFGIALAVDYSLFILMRFREELRSGRQPRDAVDAAMATSGLAVVLSGLTVIASLTGIYLINTPALRSMATGAILAVAVAMLTSATLTPAVLATFARAAAKRSALLHWSRRPESTQSRFWTRWVGWVMRRPWITALAASSVLLAMAAPALSMVLGNSLLRQFDSSHEIRTGVAAAGQALGPGALGPVQVLVRFGGGDASGPEHSETIAAIRQQMAQAPNIVSVTPPRFANDNGSALLSAVLSVDPEDMGARNTVTWMRAQLPRVAGAAQVDVGGPTALIKDFDDRVSATQPLVLVFVALIAFLMLLISIRSVFLALKGVLMTLLSVAAAYGSLVMVFQWGWAEGLGFPPLQSIDSTVPPLVLAMTFGLSMDYEIFLLTRIRERFLQTGQTRDAVAYGVSTSARTITSAALIMIAVFCGFAFAGMPLVAEIGVACAVAIAVDATIVRLVLVPALMAMFHQWNWWLPRWLAGILPSVDFDRPLPEVDLGDVVVIPDDFAAAIPPNADMRMVLKSAVKLQRLAPDAICVTDPLAFTGCNGTRRGQVQHSEEQTGTDTQSAARRVVGLAYRNRITRARSWGERPVHPVTVWRTRLAVALDALQTTASERGGSPTQPGGPSYERRCPVETTNVQLPTGDRLRIPTGAETLRFKGYLIMSRNSSHDYADIADMVETMEPETAAVVLAGMDKYYCCQPPGRQWMATQLVRRLADPQPSDLNDQLSEPAAQAEWEEVRRRCLSVAVAMLEEAR
- a CDS encoding lysylphosphatidylglycerol synthase transmembrane domain-containing protein, producing the protein MSYDAAARSLRQRVGALPRPRVGAAAAGGVPPPARGTDAARGKYWWLRWLVLGIVAIVLAIEVALGWDQLAKAWMSLYQAKWWWLLAAVLAAGASMHSFAQIQRTLLKSAGVHVKQWRSEAAFYAANSLSTTLPGGPVLSATFLLRQQRIWGASTVVASWQLVMSGVLQAVGLALLGLGGAFFLGAKNNPFSLLFTLGGFVALLLLAQAVASRPELIEGIGSRVLSWVNSVRGRPADTGLAKWRQILMQLESVSLGRRDLGVAFGWSLFNWIADVACLGFAAYAAGDHASVGGLTVAYAAARAVGTIPLMPGGLLVVEAVLVPGLVSSGMTLPSAISAMLIYRLISWLLIAAIGWVVFFFMFRTERAADSDDNDDPPTDPNLPVLPAQGGPYADPTEADPIDAAAPGPAPRPDLEPERDDRPGR